Within Microbacterium oryzae, the genomic segment TGCTCATCGTCACGGGGCTGCACGTGCTGGCCAGCGTCGCGGCGGCTCTCGCCCCGTCGCTCGAGCTGCTGGGCGCCGCGCGCGTGCTCATGGGAATGGGCGCGGCGGCCGGCGGCGTGGTCGCCATGGCGATGGTGCGCGATCTCTTCGGCGGGCGACGGCTGGTCGTCATGCTCTCGCGGCTGGCGCTCGTCACGGGCGTCGCCCCGGTCATCGCGCCGCTCATCGGCTCGGCGCTGCTGTCGGTGTTCCCGTGGCGCGGGCTGTTCATCGTGCTCGCGTCCTACGGCGTGATCATGCTGCTGTGCGCGATCTTCGCCCTGCCGGAGACCCGCCCCGCCGCCGACCGCGTCGCGCATCAGACCGTGTCGGTGTGGCACCGCTACCGCGTCGTCCTGACCGACCGCGTGTTCCTCGGCGTGCTGCTCATCGCGGCGATGACGTTCTCGGGACTGTTCTCGTACCTCTCGTCATCGTCGTTCCTGTTCCAGCAGACGTACGGCTTCTCCCAGCTGCAGTACGGGGCGCTGTTCGCGACGAACTCGATCGGCCTCGTCATCGGCAATCAGATCGCCGCGCGCCTCGCGGCCCGCTTCGGGCCGCAGTGGGTGCTCGCCTTCTCGACGGCGGTCCTGCTTCTCGCCGGCGCCGCGATCGTCGTGTGCGACCAGCTCGAGCTCGGCGTGTGGGGCATCATGGTGCCGCTGTTCGTCTTCATGTCGATGTGCGGCTTCACCTTCCCGTGCGGTCAGGTGCTCGCGCTCGACCGTCACCCCGAGGCGGCGGGCACCGCGGCGTCGATCCTCGGCGCGACGAACAACGGCGTCGCCGGTCTCGTCTCGCCGCTCGTGGGCGTCATCTCCGCCGGATCGGGCATCACCGGCACGACGATGGCCAGCGTCATGGTCGGCTGCTCGGCGATCGCCGTCGTGTCGCTCTGGCTCATAGTCCGTCCGCGCACGCTTGGCAAGCTCGCCGACTGATCCCGCACGCTCGGGCACAATGGCCCGATGACGACGTGGCGGCGGAGCATGGTGTGGTGGGGGATCGCCCTCATCGCGGTGGCGGCGGTGCTGGGATGGGCCACCGTGCTGCACCGCGACCCGTTCGACATCGACACCTGGTGGTCCGATGTGCTCTCGCAGCCGCCATCCGGTGGGCAGCTGTGGTTCTCGCTCCTGCTCGACGACGTCGGCGGCGGGTGGTGGGCCATCCTCATCCTGCCGCTCGCGATCGCGGCCATCCTGTTCGCGACGCGTCGCCGATGGGGTGCGCTGTACTTCCTCGTCGCGACGGCGGTCAGTGCGGGATTCGTGCAGCTGCTCAAGCAGCTCTTCAGCCGTCAGCGCCCCGAGGACATCCTCGTCGTCGTGGACGCCGGCTCATTCCCCTCGGGGCATGTGGCGAACGCGGCGACGGTCGTGTTCGCGCTGTGGGTGCTCTTCCCGAGCTGGTGGATGGCCGTGGTCGCGGTGGTCTGGACGGTCGCCATGGCGTTCGCCCGCACCTACCTCTCCGCGCACTGGGCGAGTGACACGGCGGGCGGCGCGCTGATCGGGGTCGGTGTCGCACTGCTCGTCGCGGGGATCATGAACGCCCGGCTCCTGCGCGAGCAGGACCGACGCGTGAAGCTGCGGGAGGACCGCGGCGGCGGGGCCGTCGGCGCGTAGCGGCGCCAGCCGATCTCGTCGCTAGGGTGAGGCCATGTGCCCCGAAGACCACTCGTCCGCCGAGCTCGAGCGTCTGCGTGCGGAGGCCGCGCTCGCCGAGGCGGAGCTCCGCGCGGCGGAGGCGCGGGCGCGACTCGCGGCGGCGGAGGCGGCGGCCGCGAGAGCCGCCGCTCCCTCGAACGCGGCCGAGTCGGACGCGAGCGAGCCGCCCCCGGACGCGGGGCCGCGCGGCGACGCAGCCGCGGCCATCCCGCCGGTCGTCGCCCCTGACGGGCAGGCGAGTGTCGCCCCGGCCATCCTGTCGCCGGAGGAGGTGCAGCGCATCGCGACGGCATATGCCTTCCCGGGCGCCGCGCTCGACCTCGGTGCGCTCGTGAACGGCGAGCCGCGCGCCGATGTCCAGGTGCGCATCCCGCTGGCGATGCTGAACCGGCATGGTCTGATCGCCGGCGCCACCGGCACCGGGAAGACCCGCACGCTCCAGGTCCTGGCCGAGCAGCTCGCCGCGCACGGCGTTCCGGTCTTCGCCGCCGATATCAAGGGCGACCTCTCGGGGATGGCCGTGCCGGGCGAGGCGAGCGAGAAGCTCACCCGCCGCACGGTCGGGATCGGGCAGGACTGGCAGCCGACGGCCACGCCCGTGGAGCACCTCGCTCTCGGCGGGCAGGGCACCGGCGTTCCCGTCCGCGCGACGGTCACGGGCTTCGGGCCGCTGCTGCTGTCGAAGGTGCTCGGGCTCAATCGCACGCAGGAGTCCAGCCTCGCCCTCGTCTTCCACTACGCGGACGAGGCCGGCCTGCCGCTGGTCGACCTCGCCGACCTTCGAGCGGTGCTCATGCACCTCACGAGCGATGAGGGCAAGGACGAGCTGCGCGCCATCGGCGGCATCTCCTCGGCGACGGCGGGCGTCATCCTCCGCGAGCTCGTCGCGTTCGCCGAGAGCGGCGCGGATGCGTTCTTCGGCGAGCCCGAGTTCGACGTCCTCGACCTCCTGCGCAGGGCGGCGGATGGCCGCGGCATCGTGTCGCTGCTGGAGGTCGCGGGCGTCGCCGAGCGGCCGGCGCTGTTCTCCACCTTCCTCATGTACCTGCTCGCGGAGCTCTTCGAGGCGCTGCCCGAGGTCGGCGACCTCGACAAGCCGAAGCTCGTGTTCTTCCTCGACGAGGCGCACCTGCTCTTCCGCGACGCGTCGAAGCCCTTCCTCGCCGCGATCACCCAGACCGTTCGCCTCATCCGCTCGAAGGGCGTCGGGGTCTTCTTCGTGACGCAGACGCCGAAGGACATCGACGCCGACGTGCTCGCTCAGCTCGGCTCCCGCGTGCAGCACCAGCTGCGCGCGTTCACGCCCGACGATGCGAAGGCGCTCCGCGCCACGGTGCGCACGTACCCCCGATCGCAGTACGCGCTCGAGCGGGTGCTCCAGGAGCTCGGGACGGGGGAGGCGATCGTCACCGTGCTGAGCGAGGACGGTGCGCCCACCCCGGTCGCCTGGACCCGGCTGCGTGCGCCGCAGGGGCTGATGGACGCCGCGCCGGCCGCGGAGGTCGAGCGCGCGGTCGCCGGCTCCCCGCTGCTGCCGCGCTACGGCGAGAGCGTGGATCGGGAGTCGGCGTACGAGATCCTCACCGTCAAGATGAACGCGGCGGCCGAAGCCGCAGCCGCCGAAGACGCGGCGCTCGAGCAGGCGCGGATCGATGCGGAGTACGAGCGGCAGCAGGCCGCGATCGAGAAGCGCGCGCAGCGCGAGTACGACCGCCTGCTGAAGAGCACGGCGGGGCGCACGAGCACCCGGCGGAGAACGCGGTCGAGCACCGACCGCATCGTCGAGCGCGTGGTGGGCTCCGCCGCGACGACGCTCGTCAACGGCGTCATCCGCGGGATGTTCGGCACCGCCCGCCGCCGCTGATCGCGTCGGCGCTACGTCGCGCTCGCCGCGGGGTCGGCTGGCCGCTGCGGGCGCCGCAGGAAGCGGTCGGCGATCTGCAGACCCAGGCCGCCGTCGAGCACGACGCCGTGACGCGCGTCCTTGACGACCGTGAGGCGCGACCGGGGGATGGCCGCTGCCAGGATCCGCGCGTGATCGACCGGGGTCAGCTCGTCGTGTTCCCCGTGCAGCACGAGCGCGGGCGTCGTGGCGCCCGCCAGCGCCGCGAGCGCGTCGTGCTTCCGGCTTGCGCGGTGGTGGCGGGCCAGAGCGGTGCGGTCCCGCCCGACCGCGAGCAGCCGGACCAGGTCCTGGCGGTCCGCATCCCAGAAGACGGAGGCCACCTGCCGGGGGTCGGATGAGCGGATGGCGCGGTCGGCGGCATCGGACCGCCGGGACCCGTGCGCGTCGCCGGCGGAGGTCGAGACGAGGGCGAGTCGCCGCAGCCGGTCGCGGTGATCCACCGCCAGCCACTGCGCGACCCGGCCGCCCATGGAGTGCCCGAGCACATCCGCCCGCTCCACTCCGGCGGCATCGAGGATGCGGACGGCGTCGTCGGCGAACAGCCGCGTCGTGAAGCGCTCGGCCTCTCCGGACTCGCTCTCGCCGATGCCCCGGTGGTCGAAGACGATCACCCGCCGTCCGGGCAGGAGCGCCGGCCCGACGATCTGCCACGACCCGTGGTCGACGGCCTGCCCTGCGATGAGCAGAAGCGGGTCGCCGTCTCCCGCGCTCCAGTACGCGAGCCGCGAGCCGTCCGCCGCGGTCGCGTCGTGCCGCGCCCACTCGGGCCCGTATGCGGGCGTCACGCGCGTGGTCGGGCCGCGGCGGACTCCGGGCGTGCGGGGACGGCGAGAGCCGGCGCGGGTGCGGCGAGGTCCTCGTCCGGGGTCGACTGCTCGGCGTCGTTCTCGGGCGTCTCGGCACCGCCGTCCTCCTCGGAAGCGGCGGCATCGTCGTGCTCGGGGGCGATCGTGTCCTCGGGGGCCGCGTCCGGTGCCGGTGCTGGCGCCGTGGTGTGCTCCGGCTCCGGCGCTGCAGTCGGCAGCGGTGCAGGGGGTGTCGTGGACTCCGGCAGCGGAGCGAGCGTGGGGGCGGGATGCGGATGGGGCGCGAGTGTCGGACTCGGCTGCGGCTGCGGCTGCGGCTGCGGGTCCGGCTCGGGCGCGGGTGTCGCCTCCGGCTCTGGCTCGGGCGCGGGTGTCGCCTCCGGCTCTGGCCCGGGTGTCGCCTCCGGCTCCGGCCCCGGTGTCGCTCCCAGCTCCGGCGCGTCATCCGGCTCCGGCGCGTCATCCGGCTCCGGCGCGTCGTCGGGCTCCGGGGTGGCCTCCGGCAGCGGCTCGGGAGCGACCTCGGGGGCGGGCTCGAGCGTGACCTCCGGCGCGGGCGTCGCCCTCGGCAGCGGCGTCGGGTCCGGCTGCGGCGTCGCCTCGGGCTCTGCGGTGGCCTTCGGACGGGGCGCCGCGGTCGGCGTGGGCTCGGCCTTCGGGGCGGGCTGCACCGCCCGGCGATGGGACGGATCGCGGTCGCCGTCGGCGGGCGGAGGCGTCGGCTCGGCGGGCGGCGTCTCGGGGCCGGGGGTCGGGCCGGGGAGCAGCTCGTCGGACGCTTCGATCGATGCGCTCGCGGCGCCATCCACGAAGGGCGACCGGCCGTCGCCGCTCGGGCTGAACCCGCCGCCGAGCGACACGGCGAGCGCGGCGCCCGCGACGGCCGCCGCCGAGAGGCCCGCTCCCACGAGGCCGCCGATCGTCCGCACACGCGTTCGAGGATGGACGGCGGCGCGGCCCGGGTCGTTCGCAGAGGCGCCGGCGGGTACCGGAGCCTCGGTGTCGCGGGAGCGGTCGTCGTCTGTCGTCATAGGTGCGGTTCGTGCTCGTCGCAGCGGACGCCGGGTGAGGCGACGCGCGATCGGATCGGCCGGTGCGGGTTCTGGGCCTCGTTCATCCTCCACCCGTTCGGCTCATCGCGCCACCCGAGGAGCGAGCTCAGCGCTCCGCGACGCCCGCCGTCCACACGCGCGCCACCTCGAGATCGCGCGTCCAGAGCACCGCGTCGGCGGCGGCCGCGACGCGCAGCGACCCGAGGTCGTCGCGCCCGAGCGCCCGGGCGGGCACGCCGGTCGCGGCCTCGACGGCATCGGGAAGGTCCACTCCCAGCGCGACGATGCGGCGCACGGCGGCATCCTGCGTGAGCGTGGAGCCGGCGATGGTCTCGGTGCCCCGCACGGTCGCGACGCCGTCCGCGACCACGACCTGCAGCGAGCCGAGCGCGTAGTCGCCGTCGGCCATCCCCGTCGCCGCCATGGCGTCGGTGACGAGCGCGATGCGGCCGGGCGCTGCGCGCAGCAGCAGGAGCATGACGGCGTCGTCGACGTGGACGCCGTCGGCGATGAGCTCGAGGACGACGCGCTCGTCCCGCGCGGCGACCGGGATCGGTCCCGGTCGGCGATGGTGGATGGCCGGCATCGCGTTGAACGCGTGCGTCACGAGGGTCGCCCCCGCGTCGATGGCCGCCGCGGTCGCGGTCGCATCGGCGTCGGTGTGCCCGATCGCGGCGATCGCCCCCGATGCGACGATCTGCCGGATCGCCGCCAGCGCTCCGGGGAGCTCGGGCGCGATCGTCACCTGCCGGATGGTCTGGGCTCCGTCGACCACGCCGGCCGCGAGCAGGCGCGTGACGGCGTCCGCGTCGGGCGCGCGGAGGAGGGAGAGCTCGTGCGCACCGTGGTGCCCGGGGTCGAGGAACGGACCCTCGAGGTGGCTGCCGAGGATGTCGTCGTCCTGCTGAGCGAGTTGCGCGATCTCCGCGACGCGGGCCTCGAGATCCGCCAGGCTCGCGGTGACGAGCGAGACCACCGCGCGAGTCGTGCCGTGCTGTCGGTGGTGCGCTCGCGCACGTCGGATCGCATCGGCCCCGTCGTCGTAGGAGGCACCGGCCGCGCCGTGCCCGTGCAGGTCGATGAGCCCGGGGGTCAGCACGGCGCCCTCGCCGGCGATCGCGACGGCGTCCTGCACGTCGTCGCCCGCCTGCGCGGCGGCGCGCCATCCCTCGCCGTCGCCCCGCGCGACGATCCGCCCGCCCTCGATGCGGAGCCATCCGTCGCGCATCGCACGGCCGTCGGAGACGAGCAGCGCGGAATGGATCACCATGCTCATGCCCTGACCCTCCCACATCGCGCATCCCTCCCTCATGACGCGGGCAGGGCCATCCGACGCTCTTCGGCTATGCTGTTCGCGTCGCGACTGGCGTTGAGGTGGTGAACCACCGGGAAGCGACCGAGACGGCATTCGACCGCACGCCTGGGCCGGAGCGAACACCCCTGTTGTCTGTCGTCTGGAGATCGCCATGACCGATCCGCTGTTCAACGCCCCTCTCACCGAGGTCGACCCCGAGATCGCGGAGGTGCTGCAGCGCGAGCTGAACCGCCAGCGCGGCTTCCTCGAGATGATCGCCTCGGAGAACTTCGTGCCCGTCTCGGTGCTGCAGTCGCAGGGCTCGGTGCTCACGAACAAGTACGCCGAGGGCTACCCGGGTCGCCGCTACTACGGCGGCTGCGAGGAGGTCGACGTCGCCGAGGAGCTCGCGATCGCGCGCGCCAAGGAGCTGTTCGGCGCCGAGTTCGCCAACGTGCAGCCCCACTCCGGCGCGACCGCGAACGCGGCCGTGCTGCACGCGATCGCGCGCCCCGGCGACACGATCCTCGGCCTCTCGCTCGACCACGGCGGGCACCTCACGCACGGCATGAAGATCAACTTCTCCGGCCGTCTCTACGACATCGTCGCGTACGGCGTCGACCCCGAGACGTCGCTCGTCGACATGGACGAGGTCCGTCGTCTCGCCCTCGAGCACAAGCCGAAGGTCATCATCGCGGGCTGGTCGGCGTACCCCCGCCAGCTCGACTTCGCGGCCTTCCGCGCCATCGCCGACGAGGTCGGGGCGTACCTGTGGGTCGACATGGCGCACTTCGCCGGGCTTGTCGCCGCGGGCGTCCACCCGAGCCCCGTGCCGCACGCGCACGTCGTCTCCTCGACGGTGCACAAGACGATCGGCGGCCCGCGCTCGGGCTTCATCCTCACGAACGACGCCGACCTCGCGAAGAAGATCAACACGGCGGTGTTCCCCGG encodes:
- a CDS encoding multidrug effflux MFS transporter; its protein translation is MPTTHRGDALSSRRRLAYVLLLGALTALGPFTIDLYLPAFPLLERDFATTSAAIQLTLTGTMIGFALGQLVVGPLSDKVGRRRPLLIVTGLHVLASVAAALAPSLELLGAARVLMGMGAAAGGVVAMAMVRDLFGGRRLVVMLSRLALVTGVAPVIAPLIGSALLSVFPWRGLFIVLASYGVIMLLCAIFALPETRPAADRVAHQTVSVWHRYRVVLTDRVFLGVLLIAAMTFSGLFSYLSSSSFLFQQTYGFSQLQYGALFATNSIGLVIGNQIAARLAARFGPQWVLAFSTAVLLLAGAAIVVCDQLELGVWGIMVPLFVFMSMCGFTFPCGQVLALDRHPEAAGTAASILGATNNGVAGLVSPLVGVISAGSGITGTTMASVMVGCSAIAVVSLWLIVRPRTLGKLAD
- a CDS encoding phosphatase PAP2 family protein, which gives rise to MTTWRRSMVWWGIALIAVAAVLGWATVLHRDPFDIDTWWSDVLSQPPSGGQLWFSLLLDDVGGGWWAILILPLAIAAILFATRRRWGALYFLVATAVSAGFVQLLKQLFSRQRPEDILVVVDAGSFPSGHVANAATVVFALWVLFPSWWMAVVAVVWTVAMAFARTYLSAHWASDTAGGALIGVGVALLVAGIMNARLLREQDRRVKLREDRGGGAVGA
- a CDS encoding helicase HerA-like domain-containing protein; this translates as MCPEDHSSAELERLRAEAALAEAELRAAEARARLAAAEAAAARAAAPSNAAESDASEPPPDAGPRGDAAAAIPPVVAPDGQASVAPAILSPEEVQRIATAYAFPGAALDLGALVNGEPRADVQVRIPLAMLNRHGLIAGATGTGKTRTLQVLAEQLAAHGVPVFAADIKGDLSGMAVPGEASEKLTRRTVGIGQDWQPTATPVEHLALGGQGTGVPVRATVTGFGPLLLSKVLGLNRTQESSLALVFHYADEAGLPLVDLADLRAVLMHLTSDEGKDELRAIGGISSATAGVILRELVAFAESGADAFFGEPEFDVLDLLRRAADGRGIVSLLEVAGVAERPALFSTFLMYLLAELFEALPEVGDLDKPKLVFFLDEAHLLFRDASKPFLAAITQTVRLIRSKGVGVFFVTQTPKDIDADVLAQLGSRVQHQLRAFTPDDAKALRATVRTYPRSQYALERVLQELGTGEAIVTVLSEDGAPTPVAWTRLRAPQGLMDAAPAAEVERAVAGSPLLPRYGESVDRESAYEILTVKMNAAAEAAAAEDAALEQARIDAEYERQQAAIEKRAQREYDRLLKSTAGRTSTRRRTRSSTDRIVERVVGSAATTLVNGVIRGMFGTARRR
- a CDS encoding alpha/beta fold hydrolase — protein: MTPAYGPEWARHDATAADGSRLAYWSAGDGDPLLLIAGQAVDHGSWQIVGPALLPGRRVIVFDHRGIGESESGEAERFTTRLFADDAVRILDAAGVERADVLGHSMGGRVAQWLAVDHRDRLRRLALVSTSAGDAHGSRRSDAADRAIRSSDPRQVASVFWDADRQDLVRLLAVGRDRTALARHHRASRKHDALAALAGATTPALVLHGEHDELTPVDHARILAAAIPRSRLTVVKDARHGVVLDGGLGLQIADRFLRRPQRPADPAASAT
- a CDS encoding N-acetylglucosamine-6-phosphate deacetylase; this encodes MSMVIHSALLVSDGRAMRDGWLRIEGGRIVARGDGEGWRAAAQAGDDVQDAVAIAGEGAVLTPGLIDLHGHGAAGASYDDGADAIRRARAHHRQHGTTRAVVSLVTASLADLEARVAEIAQLAQQDDDILGSHLEGPFLDPGHHGAHELSLLRAPDADAVTRLLAAGVVDGAQTIRQVTIAPELPGALAAIRQIVASGAIAAIGHTDADATATAAAIDAGATLVTHAFNAMPAIHHRRPGPIPVAARDERVVLELIADGVHVDDAVMLLLLRAAPGRIALVTDAMAATGMADGDYALGSLQVVVADGVATVRGTETIAGSTLTQDAAVRRIVALGVDLPDAVEAATGVPARALGRDDLGSLRVAAAADAVLWTRDLEVARVWTAGVAER
- the glyA gene encoding serine hydroxymethyltransferase; translated protein: MTDPLFNAPLTEVDPEIAEVLQRELNRQRGFLEMIASENFVPVSVLQSQGSVLTNKYAEGYPGRRYYGGCEEVDVAEELAIARAKELFGAEFANVQPHSGATANAAVLHAIARPGDTILGLSLDHGGHLTHGMKINFSGRLYDIVAYGVDPETSLVDMDEVRRLALEHKPKVIIAGWSAYPRQLDFAAFRAIADEVGAYLWVDMAHFAGLVAAGVHPSPVPHAHVVSSTVHKTIGGPRSGFILTNDADLAKKINTAVFPGQQGGPLMHVIAAKATAFKLAATDAFKDRQERTVRGAAILADRLMQQDVTDAGISVRSGGTDVHLVLVDLRDAAINGKEAEDLLHEIQITVNRNAVPNDPRPPMVTSGLRIGTPALATRGFGDAEFTEVADIIALALLPGADVTALRARVAKLADAFPLYPELEQVGQGYAG